A single Curtobacterium sp. MCSS17_015 DNA region contains:
- a CDS encoding glycosyltransferase family 9 protein, producing MSGGRGDGHRVLVARLDSFGDVLVAGPAVRAVAAGADHVTLLCGPQGAPAGALLPGVDTLRVWAAPWVTETVRPLDDAVLAEFRALIAEERPDEAVVLTSFHQSPLPLAMLLRLAGVPRVSGASVDHPGALLDVRLRPGEDLPEDVPEPERALRIAAAAGFPLPDGDDGALRIRDDEVVSIPSEVAALDRYVVVHPGASVEARSWPPSSHRALVAEYARLGVPVVVTGSPGERDLTAEVAGSTAVDLGGRTSPAGLAAVLAGAEVVVVGNTGPAHLAAAVGARIVSLFSPVVPAVKWAPYAAHVELLGDQEAPCRLSRARDCPVLGHPCLAGVGVDDVLAAHERLVGCALRTNDSSLRTAPETRR from the coding sequence GTGAGCGGCGGGCGCGGGGACGGACACCGGGTGCTGGTCGCCCGGCTCGACTCGTTCGGCGACGTCCTGGTCGCCGGGCCCGCCGTCCGCGCCGTCGCCGCCGGTGCCGACCACGTGACCCTGCTCTGCGGCCCCCAGGGAGCCCCGGCCGGTGCCCTGCTGCCCGGCGTCGACACCCTGCGGGTGTGGGCCGCGCCCTGGGTCACCGAGACGGTCCGCCCGCTCGACGACGCCGTGCTCGCCGAGTTCCGGGCGCTGATCGCCGAGGAGCGGCCGGACGAGGCCGTCGTCCTGACGTCCTTCCACCAGTCCCCGTTGCCGCTCGCGATGCTGCTCCGGCTCGCCGGCGTCCCGCGCGTGTCCGGCGCCTCGGTCGACCACCCGGGCGCGCTGCTCGACGTGCGGCTCCGCCCGGGCGAGGACCTGCCCGAGGACGTCCCCGAGCCCGAGCGCGCGCTCCGGATCGCCGCGGCCGCGGGCTTCCCGCTGCCCGACGGCGACGACGGAGCGCTCCGTATCCGGGACGACGAGGTCGTCAGCATCCCCTCCGAGGTCGCGGCCCTGGACCGCTACGTCGTCGTCCACCCTGGTGCCAGCGTCGAGGCCCGCTCCTGGCCCCCGTCCTCCCACCGTGCCCTGGTGGCCGAGTACGCCCGGCTCGGCGTCCCCGTCGTCGTCACGGGGTCCCCGGGCGAGCGCGACCTCACCGCCGAGGTCGCGGGCAGCACGGCCGTCGACCTCGGCGGTCGGACCAGCCCGGCCGGACTCGCCGCCGTCCTCGCCGGCGCCGAGGTGGTGGTGGTCGGCAACACCGGGCCCGCCCACCTCGCCGCCGCCGTCGGCGCGCGGATCGTCAGCCTGTTCTCGCCGGTCGTCCCGGCGGTGAAGTGGGCGCCGTACGCCGCGCACGTCGAACTGCTCGGCGACCAGGAAGCCCCGTGCCGCCTCAGTCGGGCGCGCGACTGTCCGGTCCTCGGACACCCCTGCCTGGCGGGCGTCGGCGTCGATGACGTGCTCGCCGCCCACGAGCGCCTGGTCGGATGCGCTCTCCGGACGAACGACAGCTCCCTGCGAACAGCACCAGAGACCCGGCGGTAG
- a CDS encoding HAD-IIIA family hydrolase: MALSDRPLRGVLFDRDDTLVIDVPYNADPERVVPVPDAARAVAAARAAGLAVGVVTNQSVIAKGMATREQVDATNARVDELVGPFDVWEVCPHDREDDCSCRKPRPGMVLAAAQRLGLDAADLVVIGDIGADVGAAAAAGAQGVLVPTGRTLPAEVAAATTVAGSLEEAVALVVAHAAPVSA; encoded by the coding sequence GTGGCTCTCTCCGACCGACCGCTGCGCGGTGTGCTCTTCGACCGTGACGACACCCTGGTGATCGACGTCCCGTACAACGCGGACCCGGAACGTGTCGTCCCCGTCCCGGACGCCGCGCGCGCCGTCGCCGCGGCCCGGGCCGCCGGGCTCGCGGTGGGTGTCGTCACGAACCAGTCCGTCATCGCGAAGGGCATGGCCACCCGCGAGCAGGTCGACGCCACGAACGCCCGGGTCGACGAACTCGTCGGACCGTTCGACGTGTGGGAGGTCTGCCCGCACGACCGCGAGGACGACTGCTCGTGCCGCAAGCCCCGGCCGGGCATGGTCCTCGCTGCGGCACAGCGACTCGGGCTCGACGCGGCGGACCTCGTCGTGATCGGCGACATCGGCGCCGACGTCGGCGCCGCGGCCGCCGCGGGGGCGCAGGGCGTCCTCGTCCCGACCGGGCGCACCCTGCCCGCCGAGGTCGCGGCGGCCACGACGGTGGCCGGTTCCCTCGAGGAGGCCGTCGCCCTCGTCGTCGCGCACGCCGCCCCGGTGTCGGCGTGA
- a CDS encoding glycosyltransferase family 9 protein — protein MTAVPTLPPSDGRPELVVLRAIKLGDLLVAVPALHALRRAFPGHRITLATTAWLAPVVELVTDVDVHLAQHGLDHPIAVPAGVVDVAVNLHGAGPESGQLIDALQARRVIGHGAPDGPEWQHDVHERERWAGLMTAHGMPADPDDVSIAVPAVPAVVEGAAVVHVGAFHGARHWPVDRFAEVVRGLVARGHRVVLTGGSDDVERALAVAASAGLDDAAVLAGRLDLQPFAAVVAAASLLVTVDTGAAHLASAYGIPSVVLFGPAPPEAWGPPASGPHVVLTDASVRRGDVFAEDPDPAILAVSAEDVLTAVDGLGVTPAVTAPSTDR, from the coding sequence GTGACCGCCGTACCCACCCTGCCCCCGTCCGACGGCCGACCGGAGCTCGTCGTGCTCCGTGCGATCAAGCTCGGCGACCTGCTCGTCGCCGTCCCCGCGCTGCACGCCCTCCGTCGGGCGTTCCCCGGCCACCGGATCACGCTCGCGACGACGGCCTGGCTCGCCCCGGTCGTCGAACTCGTCACCGACGTGGACGTGCACCTCGCCCAGCACGGCCTCGACCACCCGATCGCGGTCCCGGCCGGCGTCGTCGACGTCGCCGTGAACCTGCACGGCGCCGGCCCGGAGTCCGGGCAGCTCATCGACGCGCTGCAGGCCCGACGGGTGATCGGGCACGGCGCCCCCGACGGGCCGGAGTGGCAGCACGACGTGCACGAGCGCGAGCGCTGGGCCGGCCTGATGACCGCGCACGGCATGCCGGCCGACCCGGACGACGTGTCCATCGCCGTCCCGGCCGTCCCCGCCGTCGTCGAGGGTGCCGCAGTGGTGCACGTGGGCGCCTTCCACGGGGCGCGGCACTGGCCGGTCGACCGCTTCGCCGAGGTGGTGCGCGGCCTCGTCGCGCGCGGTCACCGCGTGGTGCTGACGGGCGGCTCGGACGACGTCGAGCGGGCGCTGGCCGTCGCGGCGTCGGCCGGTCTCGACGACGCCGCTGTGCTCGCCGGCCGCCTCGACCTGCAGCCGTTCGCCGCGGTCGTGGCCGCGGCGAGTCTCCTCGTCACGGTCGACACCGGAGCCGCGCACCTGGCCTCGGCGTACGGCATCCCGTCCGTGGTGTTGTTCGGTCCGGCCCCGCCCGAGGCCTGGGGTCCGCCGGCGTCCGGCCCGCACGTGGTCCTCACCGACGCCTCGGTGCGCCGCGGCGACGTGTTCGCCGAGGACCCGGACCCCGCGATCCTCGCCGTCAGCGCCGAGGACGTGCTGACCGCGGTCGACGGGCTCGGTGTGACGCCCGCCGTCACCGCACCCAGCACCGATCGGTAG
- a CDS encoding PRC-barrel domain-containing protein: MFEAANIRDWIGLPVVDDQDDKIGNLESIYYDTATSEPAFGSITTGVVGKKLVFVPLVGATVTPKHLVVTFDKKAVKEAPSIATDGELDAALEPELFAHYGMPYQPGAGGERRLGRR, translated from the coding sequence GTGTTCGAAGCAGCCAACATCCGGGACTGGATCGGTCTGCCGGTCGTCGACGACCAGGACGACAAGATCGGCAACCTCGAGAGCATCTACTACGACACCGCGACGTCGGAGCCGGCGTTCGGGTCGATCACCACGGGCGTCGTCGGCAAGAAGCTCGTCTTCGTCCCGCTCGTCGGCGCGACCGTCACCCCGAAGCACCTCGTCGTGACGTTCGACAAGAAGGCCGTCAAGGAAGCACCGTCGATCGCCACCGACGGCGAGCTCGACGCCGCGCTCGAGCCGGAGCTCTTCGCGCACTACGGCATGCCGTACCAGCCCGGCGCCGGCGGCGAGCGTCGTCTCGGTCGTCGCTGA
- a CDS encoding SGNH/GDSL hydrolase family protein: MLTALVTSAVLVGAVVVGDTAVTPAAVAAPQWPVPQPFPVTDDPPETLPDLPPGSEYVALGDSYSAGYGLGHPTGLPVRACAQSGEDYPHRIAARFGLDLTDVSCAGATSEDVRDGTQFRGAPPQIEALSASTRLVTLTIGGNDADLFGTAASCLALSASGPVFSGQNAPSCRSTLVADGVDTLGVKIQSRVALGIAETLADVRAAAPNARVVLLGYPAIFPDEAHTPSSGCFRPAVDLGTLAGRFPEDTYPFTDTDVRWLHGVQEQLDEVGRDAARAAGVTFLDVFAATQAHSACARRGSYVEGISLDSLGGLRRIDLKPGALHPDRAGVRFLTESTADLLRREFG, encoded by the coding sequence GTGCTCACCGCACTCGTGACGTCGGCCGTGCTCGTGGGGGCCGTCGTCGTCGGTGACACGGCCGTGACGCCGGCGGCGGTCGCCGCTCCGCAATGGCCGGTCCCGCAGCCCTTCCCGGTCACGGACGACCCGCCGGAGACGCTCCCCGACCTGCCACCGGGCAGCGAGTACGTCGCCCTCGGCGACTCGTACTCCGCCGGGTACGGTCTCGGGCACCCGACGGGCCTGCCGGTCCGGGCCTGCGCACAGTCGGGTGAGGACTACCCGCACCGCATCGCCGCCCGGTTCGGGCTCGACCTCACCGACGTCAGCTGCGCCGGGGCGACGAGCGAGGACGTCCGCGACGGCACCCAGTTCCGCGGGGCTCCGCCCCAGATCGAGGCCCTGTCCGCGTCCACCCGGCTCGTGACGCTGACCATCGGCGGCAACGACGCCGATCTGTTCGGCACGGCCGCGTCCTGCCTCGCGCTGTCGGCCTCGGGGCCGGTCTTCTCCGGCCAGAACGCGCCCTCGTGCCGGAGCACCCTGGTGGCCGACGGGGTGGACACCCTCGGCGTCAAGATCCAGAGCCGGGTGGCGCTCGGGATCGCCGAGACGCTCGCCGACGTCCGTGCCGCGGCCCCGAACGCCAGGGTGGTCCTGCTCGGGTACCCGGCGATCTTCCCGGACGAGGCACACACCCCGTCGTCGGGTTGCTTCCGGCCGGCCGTCGACCTCGGGACCCTCGCCGGACGGTTCCCCGAGGACACCTACCCGTTCACCGACACCGACGTGCGCTGGCTGCACGGCGTGCAGGAGCAGCTCGACGAGGTCGGACGGGACGCCGCCCGCGCTGCCGGCGTCACGTTCCTCGACGTCTTCGCCGCCACCCAGGCGCACTCCGCCTGCGCGCGCAGGGGGTCCTACGTCGAGGGCATCTCCCTCGACTCCCTCGGCGGGCTGCGCCGCATCGACCTGAAGCCCGGCGCCCTCCACCCCGACCGAGCGGGCGTCCGGTTCCTGACCGAGAGCACCGCGGACCTGCTCCGGCGCGAGTTCGGCTGA
- a CDS encoding alpha/beta fold hydrolase — protein MRSIELRDGRFVLVDDTAPDTERPTVVWHHESPHTGVLFEPLTSAATARGLRLVAVTRPGYGGADTLPGRRVADGAQDLEQVLDVLGVARVAVLGGSGGGPHALAAAALLPHRVAAAAVLACPAPFEDTSEWWDGMAADGGLRAATAGREARIAWAASATFDPAQFVDVDWAALDGDWAALGRDAGAAGATGLQGGADDDVAFVTDWGFEPSAVTVPTVVVHGARDRVVPVAHGRRLAAALPAVEYEERATDGHIAVLAAVPALLDRLAAVLRS, from the coding sequence ATGCGCAGCATCGAGCTCCGGGACGGCCGCTTCGTCCTGGTCGACGACACCGCACCGGACACCGAGCGGCCGACGGTCGTGTGGCACCACGAGTCGCCGCACACGGGCGTCCTCTTCGAGCCGTTGACGAGCGCAGCGACCGCACGCGGTCTGCGCCTCGTCGCCGTCACCCGCCCGGGCTACGGCGGCGCCGACACCCTGCCCGGGCGACGCGTCGCGGACGGCGCCCAGGACCTCGAGCAGGTCCTCGACGTCCTGGGGGTCGCACGCGTCGCGGTGCTCGGCGGCTCCGGCGGGGGTCCGCACGCGCTCGCCGCCGCAGCGCTCCTCCCCCACCGCGTCGCGGCAGCGGCCGTCCTCGCCTGCCCCGCGCCGTTCGAGGACACGTCGGAGTGGTGGGACGGCATGGCGGCCGACGGAGGCCTCCGGGCAGCGACCGCCGGACGGGAGGCCCGGATCGCCTGGGCGGCGTCGGCCACGTTCGACCCGGCTCAGTTCGTCGACGTCGACTGGGCAGCGCTCGACGGGGACTGGGCGGCACTGGGACGCGATGCGGGCGCGGCCGGTGCGACGGGCCTCCAGGGCGGCGCCGACGACGACGTGGCGTTCGTGACCGACTGGGGGTTCGAACCGTCGGCCGTCACCGTCCCGACGGTCGTCGTGCACGGCGCCCGTGATCGGGTCGTGCCGGTCGCGCACGGGCGGCGACTCGCTGCGGCACTCCCGGCGGTCGAGTACGAGGAACGCGCCACGGACGGACACATCGCGGTCCTGGCGGCGGTGCCGGCGCTCCTCGACCGGCTCGCGGCGGTGCTCCGGAGCTGA
- a CDS encoding NUDIX domain-containing protein yields MPPRSAGLLLHRGTGEALEVFIAHMGGPFWRRRPRAWTIPKGEPVDGEDTLAAACREFAEEIGTAPPDGVPELLGEFRQGSGKVVTVYALQAPAFSVDVVRSNTVALELPRGSGRFVDVPEVDDARWTPLDVARGLVVAGQVAALDALVARA; encoded by the coding sequence GTGCCCCCACGTTCCGCCGGTCTCCTGCTGCACCGTGGCACCGGCGAAGCACTCGAGGTGTTCATCGCCCACATGGGCGGTCCGTTCTGGCGGCGGCGCCCGCGGGCGTGGACGATCCCGAAGGGCGAACCGGTCGACGGTGAGGACACCCTCGCCGCCGCGTGCCGCGAGTTCGCCGAGGAGATCGGCACCGCGCCTCCCGACGGTGTCCCGGAGCTGCTCGGGGAGTTCCGGCAGGGGTCCGGCAAGGTCGTGACGGTGTACGCCCTGCAGGCGCCGGCGTTCTCGGTGGACGTGGTCCGGAGCAACACGGTCGCCCTCGAACTGCCCCGCGGCTCCGGTCGGTTCGTCGACGTCCCCGAGGTGGACGACGCGCGGTGGACACCGCTCGACGTGGCGCGGGGGCTCGTCGTCGCCGGGCAGGTCGCCGCGCTGGACGCCCTGGTGGCACGCGCCTGA
- a CDS encoding MFS transporter translates to MSTTSNQTVHPYTTPITVTTSSVVGIAVLGLATFFAITTELMPVGLLGTMSHDLGVTESTMGIVITVYAAAVALLALPLTSLTARLPRKTVLVATLVGYTVSNALVAFAPSFAVVCAGRVVGGIAHALFFSVASAYATRIVPPRLAGRAIAFVYSGSSLGFVIGVPLATGVGQSIGWRPAVGAVAACAAVLAVVAAAFLPSVRGAASPHVGSQKAWARTGLLSVVVADLLLFAGHYVVYTYVGPYVVDAGLDAGMVSGALLVLGGTGVIGLWLAGVFVDRAPRQTLLVSIAAMAVAFVVMPFAHGSLVGTMVVAGVWMAANGTTGTLFMAAAIRTGGVSPEIAGALVNGASNIGIAGGAALGGQVLGLSGLQTLPFAGAVVLVVGLSVVVLARRGFPVHATAQPHLSTSSIEVLTSSLAVVTSSIPTVSRAIQTITGSVATVHRAATGSIRTATGSVRTVGER, encoded by the coding sequence GTGTCCACCACCAGCAACCAGACCGTCCACCCGTACACGACGCCGATCACCGTGACGACGTCGTCGGTGGTCGGCATCGCCGTGCTCGGGCTCGCCACGTTCTTCGCCATCACGACCGAGCTCATGCCGGTCGGACTGCTCGGCACCATGAGCCACGACCTGGGTGTCACCGAGTCGACCATGGGCATCGTCATCACCGTGTACGCCGCGGCGGTCGCCCTGCTCGCGCTGCCGTTGACCTCGCTGACCGCCAGGCTGCCACGGAAGACCGTGCTCGTCGCGACCCTGGTCGGGTACACCGTGTCGAACGCGCTCGTCGCCTTCGCACCCTCGTTCGCCGTCGTCTGCGCCGGCCGGGTCGTCGGCGGCATCGCCCACGCGCTGTTCTTCTCCGTCGCCTCGGCGTACGCCACCCGCATCGTCCCGCCGCGCCTGGCCGGACGAGCCATCGCGTTCGTGTACTCCGGCAGCTCACTCGGCTTCGTGATCGGCGTGCCCCTCGCCACCGGCGTGGGCCAGTCCATCGGCTGGCGTCCGGCCGTGGGCGCCGTCGCCGCCTGCGCAGCCGTCCTCGCCGTGGTCGCCGCGGCCTTCCTGCCCTCCGTGCGGGGTGCCGCCTCACCGCACGTCGGCTCTCAGAAGGCGTGGGCCCGCACCGGACTGCTGTCCGTCGTCGTCGCCGACCTGCTGCTCTTCGCCGGGCACTACGTCGTCTACACCTACGTCGGGCCCTACGTCGTCGACGCCGGACTCGACGCGGGCATGGTCTCCGGCGCGCTGCTCGTCCTCGGTGGCACGGGGGTGATCGGGCTCTGGCTCGCCGGGGTCTTCGTCGACCGGGCGCCCCGGCAGACCCTCCTGGTGTCGATCGCCGCGATGGCCGTCGCCTTCGTCGTGATGCCCTTCGCCCACGGGTCCCTGGTCGGCACCATGGTCGTCGCCGGCGTCTGGATGGCGGCGAACGGGACGACCGGCACGCTGTTCATGGCCGCGGCGATCCGCACCGGCGGGGTCAGCCCCGAGATCGCCGGTGCGCTCGTCAACGGCGCCTCGAACATCGGCATCGCGGGCGGTGCCGCACTCGGCGGGCAGGTGCTCGGGCTGTCCGGGCTGCAGACGCTGCCGTTCGCCGGAGCGGTGGTGCTCGTCGTTGGCCTGTCGGTCGTCGTGCTCGCCCGCCGCGGGTTCCCGGTGCACGCCACCGCGCAGCCGCACCTCAGCACGTCCTCCATCGAGGTCCTCACCTCGTCGCTGGCCGTCGTCACGAGTTCGATCCCGACGGTGAGCCGCGCCATCCAGACGATCACCGGCTCGGTCGCGACCGTCCACCGTGCTGCGACGGGGTCGATCCGCACGGCGACGGGCTCCGTCCGGACCGTCGGCGAGCGGTAG
- the yidC gene encoding membrane protein insertase YidC, with product MDITTLPGLDAVLHTGATAVTALTELLTPVVGPMAAALAVVVLTLAVRVLLVPLSVLQVRAERDRRRLAPRIAELRRRAGRDTVRFQRSLQELYTAEGVSPLAGCLPVLAQAPVVSLLYTLCTHVSIDGTVNALLRATLAGIPLAQSAVAVVTSPLWVHAWVVLVLLAVLAVTVELTRRAQLHWNPVVAPGPAASDATAPGAAVAAGIARWVPFVSVVFAAVVPLAAALYVVTSAVWTLGERAALRRLVR from the coding sequence GTGGACATCACCACCCTGCCTGGCCTCGACGCCGTGCTGCACACCGGCGCGACCGCCGTCACCGCCCTCACCGAACTGCTCACCCCCGTCGTGGGACCGATGGCGGCGGCACTCGCCGTCGTCGTGCTGACGCTCGCCGTCCGCGTCCTGCTCGTCCCGCTGTCCGTCCTGCAGGTGCGCGCGGAGCGGGACCGCCGGCGCCTCGCACCCCGGATCGCCGAACTCCGGCGGCGAGCCGGCCGTGACACGGTACGGTTCCAGCGCTCGCTGCAGGAGCTGTACACCGCGGAGGGCGTGTCACCGCTCGCCGGGTGCCTGCCCGTCCTCGCGCAGGCGCCGGTCGTCTCGCTGCTGTACACGCTCTGCACCCACGTGAGCATCGACGGGACCGTCAACGCCCTGCTTCGCGCAACCCTCGCCGGCATCCCGCTCGCGCAGTCGGCGGTCGCGGTCGTCACGTCACCGCTGTGGGTGCACGCCTGGGTCGTCCTCGTGCTGCTCGCCGTGCTCGCCGTCACGGTCGAGCTGACCCGCCGGGCGCAGCTCCACTGGAACCCGGTCGTCGCGCCGGGCCCAGCGGCGTCCGACGCCACCGCACCCGGCGCTGCGGTCGCGGCGGGCATCGCACGGTGGGTGCCGTTCGTCTCGGTCGTCTTCGCCGCGGTCGTCCCGCTCGCCGCCGCACTGTACGTCGTGACGAGCGCGGTCTGGACGCTCGGTGAGCGCGCCGCCCTCCGCCGCCTGGTCCGCTAG
- a CDS encoding DUF6412 domain-containing protein, producing the protein MTVIEVLLRVVAALHALDPAALAQLPTLGAPPAITVAVLGVTAMGLTVAGIAALAAAALVLRLVALLIGAVGAAPRVPSNAPDLATRIAWSDPDADGHARPRAPGAVSAV; encoded by the coding sequence ATGACCGTCATCGAGGTGCTGCTCCGCGTGGTCGCCGCGCTGCACGCACTCGACCCCGCCGCACTCGCCCAGTTGCCGACACTCGGCGCTCCACCGGCGATCACGGTCGCCGTGCTCGGGGTCACCGCGATGGGTCTCACGGTCGCGGGGATCGCGGCGCTCGCCGCGGCCGCACTCGTGCTGCGTCTCGTCGCCCTCCTCATCGGAGCGGTCGGCGCCGCCCCCCGGGTGCCCTCGAACGCCCCGGATCTCGCCACCCGGATCGCGTGGAGCGACCCCGACGCGGACGGGCACGCCCGACCGCGGGCACCGGGAGCCGTCTCGGCGGTCTGA
- the ybaK gene encoding Cys-tRNA(Pro) deacylase yields MSAASPSTPATLALERAGVPYTPHVYEHHESATNFGEEAAAALGLREEQVFKTLVVSVDGELAVAIVPVADRLDLKAIAAAVGGKKASLADPTLAERRTGYVVGGISPVGQRTRLRTVLDASAADHPTIFVSGGRRGFDVELAPADLARVTDASTATITRT; encoded by the coding sequence ATGAGCGCAGCTTCCCCGAGCACCCCGGCGACTCTCGCGCTGGAGCGGGCCGGCGTCCCGTACACCCCACACGTCTACGAGCACCACGAGAGCGCGACGAACTTCGGCGAAGAGGCCGCGGCGGCGCTCGGGCTGCGTGAGGAGCAGGTGTTCAAGACCCTCGTCGTGTCGGTGGACGGCGAGCTCGCGGTGGCGATCGTCCCCGTGGCGGACCGGCTCGACCTCAAGGCGATCGCAGCCGCCGTCGGCGGGAAGAAGGCCTCGCTCGCCGACCCGACGCTCGCGGAACGTCGCACCGGGTACGTCGTCGGCGGGATCAGTCCGGTCGGGCAGCGCACCCGTCTGCGCACCGTCCTCGACGCCTCGGCCGCCGACCACCCGACGATCTTCGTGTCGGGCGGGCGTCGCGGGTTCGACGTCGAGCTGGCCCCGGCGGACCTGGCACGGGTCACGGACGCGAGCACAGCGACCATCACCCGGACCTGA